A stretch of Rhea pennata isolate bPtePen1 unplaced genomic scaffold, bPtePen1.pri scaffold_32, whole genome shotgun sequence DNA encodes these proteins:
- the LOC134154526 gene encoding olfactory receptor 14A16-like, translating to MHNSSSISEFLLLAFADTQELQLLHFSFFLGIYLAALLGNGLIITAIACDHHLHTPMYFFLLNLAVLDLGSISTSVPKSMANSLWNTRAISYYGCAAQVFLVVFLLSAEYSLLTVMAYDRYVAICKPLHYGILMDSRACVKMAAAAWASGFLNALLHTANTFSLPLCQGITVDQFFCEIPQILKLSCAESYLREVGLIVVTACLIFGCFVFIVLSYVQVFTAVLRIPSEQGRGKTFSMCLPHLAVVSLFVSTVIFAYLRPSSISSPVLDLAVAVLYSVVPPTVNPLIYSMRNKELQEAVRKLIHMVLLQQ from the coding sequence ATGCACAACAGCAGCTCCATcagtgagttcctcctcctggcatttgcgGACacgcaggagctgcagctcttgcacttctccttcttcctgggcatctacctggctgccctcctgggcaatggcctcatcatcacagccataGCCTGTGACCACcacctccacacccccatgtacttctttctccttaatCTCGCCGTCCTTGACCTTGGCTCCATTTCCACctctgtccccaaatccatggccaattccctctggaacaccagggccatttcctactatggatgtgctgcccaggtctTCCTGGTTGTCTTCTTACTTTCCGCAGagtattctctcctcactgtcatggcctatgaccgctacgttgccatctgcaaaccccTGCACTACGGGATcctcatggacagcagagcttgtgtcaaaatggcagcagctgcttgggCCAGTGGGTTTctcaatgctctcctgcacactgctaacacattttcactaccactctgccaaggcaTCACAGttgaccagttcttctgtgaaatcccccagatcctcaagcttTCCTGCGCAGAatcctacctcagggaagttgggcTTATTGTGGTTACTGCCTGCTTAATCTTTgggtgctttgttttcattgtgctaTCGTATGTGCAggtcttcactgctgtgctgaggatcccctccgagcagggccggggcaaaaccttttccatgtgcctcccacacctggctgtggtctccctgtttgtcagcaCTGTCATCTTTGCCTACCTAAGgccctcctccatctcctccccagtTCTAGATTTGGcggtggctgttctgtactcagtggtgcctccaacagtgaatcctctcatctacagcatgaggaacaaggagcttcaggaggcagtgaggaaacTCATTCACATGGTACTACTTCAGCAgtaa
- the LOC134154628 gene encoding olfactory receptor 14A16-like, whose product MSNSSSLSEFLLLVYTDTRELQLLHFSFFLGIYLAALLVNGLIITAVACDHHLHTPMYFFLLNLSLLDLGSISTTVPKSMANSLWNTRAISYSGCAAQVFLVFFLFSAEYSLLTVMVYDRYVAICNPLHYGTIMDSRACVRMAAASWASGFLNALLHTANTFSLPLCQGNRVDQFFCEISQILKLSCSDSYLREVQLLGIITCLALGCFIFIVLSYVQIFRAVLRIPSEQGRHKAFSICLRHLAVVSLFLSTIIFAYLKPPSVSSPVLDLVLAVLYSVVPPTLNPLIYSIRNKELQQAVRKLIQMVLVQQQ is encoded by the coding sequence atgtccaacagcagctccctcagtgagttcctcctcctggtgTACACTGACacccgggagctgcagctcttgcacttctccttcttcctgggcatctacctggctgccctcctggtcaatggcctcatcatcacagccgtAGCCTGTGACCACcacctccacacccccatgtacttcttcctcctcaacctctccctcctcgaccttggctccatctccaccactgtccccaaatccatggccaattccctgtggaacaccagggccatttcctactcaggatgtgctgcccaggtcttcctggttttcttcttgttttcagccGAGTATTCTCTCCTCACGGTCATGGTCTATGACCGCTACGTTGCCATCTGCAATCCCCTGCACTATGGCACaatcatggacagcagagcttgtgtcagaatggcagcagcttcctgggcCAGTGGGTTTctcaatgctctcctgcacactgctaacacattttcactccctctctgccaaggcaacagagtggaccagttcttctgtgaaatttcccagatcctcaagctctcctgctctgactcctacctcagggaagttcAGCTTCTTGGGATTATTACCTGTTTAGCCTTagggtgtttcattttcattgtgctgtcctatgtgcagatcttcagggctgtgctgaggatcccctctgagcagggccgacacaaagccttttccatatGCCTCCGTCACCTGGCCGTGGTCTCCCTGTTTCTCAGCACTATCAtctttgcctacctgaagccacCTTCTGTCTCCTCCCCAGTTCTGGATCTTGtgctggctgttctgtactcagtggtgcctccaacactgaaccccctcatctacagcataaggaacaaggagctccagcaggcagtgaggaaactGATCCAGATGGTACTAgttcagcagcaatga